Proteins from a single region of Aquipuribacter sp. SD81:
- a CDS encoding Ig-like domain-containing protein, with protein sequence MSVLTLRRRPARLSATSVLLLLVGLLVTVSAGSPSATAATTGARCGEAGTPSVVALHNPHLYVDTAVGLWSSYAGYRVQAGPTARHGLWLQLGDFSGGVVTLAPDQPDAVALPDLAGGSATTQYLMLAASQATTTPQTHSVTVLDGPPGVGEVVCSRTFTFLDVVDTIKALANKVTSVRDGGAGGTATIGETVSVEVRGNTGTLGAGPANDPGVLQSTPNALREFPVSAWRLERTEITISPDGVQSARTFTDRLYLTGASGPAREYTTRYTFRAIGPTPTRAEVKPIQYIASGTQVKHTDAGGASLYSLPAVSPVATTTVAKAVTSPADAMLPSGGGTASYRVVVSSSGASPTSVDYVRDTLPTGATYVAGSLRVDGREAAEPAVAGRVLTVPGPFTVPGLGARVLEYDLVLPATAGSHTNSAVAHYGRQVLDASADVTASEPATATVTVRGTAGPLAAADTATTTAGTAVGVPVLANDSSPSGLPLRVTAVGTPGTGTAVLTGDGDVVYTPAPGASGTATFTYQVTDGVGTSTGTVTVTVAPQAFDDRYSTGKNTVLTATTSVLANDACTSCTVSLVSGPVMNGSPSGSLTLQSSGTFTWTPPSNTTGTMTFVYRATAPAGGSSTATVTVELKDLAPDYATTPFQTRVGIGVLANDPGCTGGCKPNSINPAPARGTAAVNGSLIDYTPASGLWGLDTFSYGTTGSSGSSLTPVTVLVGPPATTVTTTYASAVQVPLPAGLGCPGCRWSGTTAPAHGSLAVDATTGRMTYEPADGFAGADSWTYTTLDPVSGLRVTGTVSVVVGPDAVDDSARVLLGGSVEGDVSANDDCPATCTRTLVTPPASGTLTLAADGTFRYVPGSDIGTVTATYRVTSSVSGTASDTATLTVRVDGAVDDTVTTRAGEPVTVDVRSNDPCTACALVSVDRPSAGSADVVTDGSGRRVVRLVPPAGFSGTARATYTLGSGAATTSAVLVVRVLPVAVDDVVRTTLGTDVQLLPAADDVCAGCRVTAVGPPGSGSVSRSGDIVTFSPVDTGTTSFTYDVADSGGGTAAGTVTVHVSAPPAVADDEAETTAGAPVTVPVLDNDECPGCEVSLATDPARGTGSVDVAGRVVYLPGPGVSGRDELRYSVLDPATGATVEATVRVLVAPTTADDAAATGVGVPVDVDVLANDACTGCVPVVESVDGAATVSVVDGLVRVAPDAGVTGTVTVGYAVTDPATSRRASAVLRVEVSDARPDSAALDHGESLSGLDVLANDTCPGCTVTTVGPATSGTAGTDGATVSWTPAAGSAGVVTFSYTAGDGHGVAVTSTVRLLVAPADRTVPVAPGGTVETRVLTAEQCDRCAVRLAVPPVEGDLDEDGRGWFRYSAPDGWTGPDSLRYRVTDTVTGRGVEAAVSYVPGEPEPEPTPEPTPEPTPEPSVEPSVEPSVEPSVEPSVEPSVEPSVEPSVEPSAEPSTEPSTEPSVAPSVEPSVEPSAEPSADPSDGPTSEPSPEPSVAPSTGPSVEPSTEPTTQPSVEPSVTPTPDPTPTATTPTTPTTTPSPTPTTTTPTTTPTTTPAPTPSPTTGTADVHGLVWFDRDEDGRFDTGEWPLPGVTVTLARAEQLAAAGPVRRAATPVTTRTAADGSYRFAGLPSGSWVVTASVDLAGFAYTSDSDGRLDWSVAVTTTTGRSAVADFAGTGTGAVQGTVVVDGTTTAVRDAPVTCRWAGLDDRLGTDDDVVMTTVSDGQGRFALAELPYGSYSCTATDPATGATSAPATADVTSAAPVTASLPLPPAVPGPTPTTASPTTDPAPAPHPTQTAHPTPTTHPTPTTHPAGGQHGALARTGASVTVGLLLALLLVLGGAGMVAAGGRGARRERDA encoded by the coding sequence ATGTCCGTCCTCACGCTGCGTCGCCGCCCGGCGCGCCTGTCCGCCACGTCCGTCCTGCTCCTGCTCGTCGGGCTGCTGGTGACGGTCTCCGCGGGGTCACCGTCCGCGACGGCGGCCACCACCGGCGCCCGCTGCGGCGAGGCCGGCACGCCGTCGGTGGTGGCGCTGCACAACCCTCACCTGTACGTCGACACCGCGGTCGGCCTGTGGTCGTCCTACGCCGGCTACCGCGTGCAGGCGGGCCCGACCGCGCGGCACGGCCTGTGGCTGCAGCTCGGCGACTTCTCCGGCGGCGTCGTGACGCTCGCGCCGGACCAGCCCGACGCCGTCGCGCTGCCCGACCTCGCGGGCGGCTCCGCGACGACGCAGTACCTCATGCTCGCCGCCTCGCAGGCCACGACCACGCCGCAGACCCACTCGGTGACGGTCCTCGACGGCCCGCCCGGGGTCGGCGAGGTCGTGTGCTCCCGCACCTTCACGTTCCTCGACGTCGTCGACACCATCAAGGCGCTCGCCAACAAGGTGACGTCGGTGAGGGACGGCGGCGCCGGCGGCACCGCCACGATCGGCGAGACCGTGAGCGTCGAGGTCCGGGGCAACACCGGGACCCTGGGCGCCGGCCCCGCGAACGACCCGGGCGTGCTGCAGTCGACGCCGAACGCGCTGCGGGAGTTCCCCGTGTCCGCGTGGCGGCTCGAGCGCACGGAGATCACCATCTCCCCCGACGGCGTGCAGTCGGCCCGCACGTTCACCGACCGGCTGTACCTCACCGGCGCCTCCGGCCCGGCCCGGGAGTACACGACGCGCTACACGTTCCGTGCCATCGGCCCGACGCCGACGCGCGCCGAGGTCAAGCCGATCCAGTACATCGCGAGCGGCACGCAGGTGAAGCACACGGACGCCGGCGGCGCGTCGCTGTACTCCCTGCCCGCGGTGTCGCCCGTGGCCACCACGACCGTCGCGAAGGCCGTCACGTCCCCGGCCGACGCCATGCTGCCGAGCGGCGGCGGCACCGCGTCGTACCGCGTGGTGGTGAGCAGCTCCGGCGCGTCCCCCACGAGCGTCGACTACGTCCGGGACACCCTCCCGACCGGGGCGACCTACGTGGCGGGGTCGCTGCGCGTGGACGGCCGCGAGGCCGCGGAGCCGGCCGTCGCCGGCCGGGTGCTCACCGTCCCCGGCCCGTTCACCGTTCCGGGCCTCGGCGCGCGCGTCCTCGAGTACGACCTGGTGCTGCCCGCGACCGCGGGCAGCCACACGAACAGCGCGGTCGCCCACTACGGCCGCCAGGTGCTCGACGCGAGCGCCGACGTCACCGCGTCGGAGCCGGCGACCGCGACCGTCACCGTCCGGGGCACCGCGGGACCCCTCGCCGCCGCGGACACCGCCACGACGACCGCCGGGACCGCGGTCGGCGTCCCCGTGCTCGCCAACGACTCCAGCCCGTCGGGCCTGCCGCTGCGCGTGACGGCGGTCGGCACCCCCGGCACCGGCACGGCGGTGCTGACCGGCGACGGCGACGTCGTCTACACCCCGGCGCCGGGCGCGTCCGGCACCGCGACGTTCACCTACCAGGTGACCGACGGTGTGGGCACGTCGACCGGCACCGTCACGGTGACCGTCGCGCCCCAGGCCTTCGACGACCGGTACAGCACGGGCAAGAACACGGTCCTCACCGCCACCACCAGCGTGCTCGCCAACGACGCGTGCACCTCGTGCACCGTGTCGCTCGTGAGCGGGCCCGTGATGAACGGCTCCCCCAGCGGCAGCCTCACCCTGCAGTCCTCGGGCACCTTCACCTGGACCCCGCCGAGCAACACGACGGGCACCATGACCTTCGTGTACCGGGCGACGGCGCCCGCGGGCGGGTCCTCGACCGCGACGGTGACCGTCGAGCTCAAGGACCTCGCACCGGACTACGCGACGACGCCGTTCCAGACGCGGGTCGGCATCGGGGTGCTGGCCAACGACCCCGGCTGCACCGGCGGCTGCAAGCCCAACTCGATCAACCCCGCCCCGGCCCGTGGCACCGCCGCTGTCAACGGCAGCCTGATCGACTACACGCCGGCGAGCGGGCTGTGGGGCCTCGACACCTTCTCCTACGGCACGACCGGCTCCAGCGGCAGCAGCCTCACGCCCGTCACCGTCCTGGTCGGGCCGCCGGCGACGACCGTCACGACCACGTACGCGAGCGCCGTCCAGGTGCCGCTCCCGGCCGGGCTCGGCTGCCCGGGCTGCCGCTGGTCGGGGACGACGGCCCCGGCGCACGGCTCGCTCGCGGTCGACGCGACCACCGGCCGCATGACGTACGAGCCCGCCGACGGCTTCGCCGGCGCCGACTCGTGGACGTACACGACGCTCGACCCCGTCTCCGGGCTCCGCGTGACCGGCACGGTGAGCGTCGTGGTGGGGCCCGACGCGGTCGACGACTCCGCCCGCGTCCTGCTCGGCGGCAGCGTGGAGGGCGACGTGTCGGCCAACGACGACTGCCCCGCGACGTGCACCCGCACACTCGTCACGCCGCCCGCGAGCGGCACGCTCACGCTCGCCGCGGACGGCACCTTCCGCTACGTGCCGGGCTCCGACATCGGCACCGTGACGGCGACCTACCGGGTGACGAGCTCGGTGTCCGGCACCGCGAGCGACACCGCGACCCTCACCGTCCGGGTCGACGGCGCCGTGGACGACACGGTGACGACGCGCGCCGGCGAGCCGGTGACCGTCGACGTCCGCAGCAACGACCCGTGCACCGCCTGCGCGCTCGTGTCGGTGGACCGGCCGAGCGCCGGCAGCGCCGATGTCGTCACCGACGGCTCGGGCCGCCGGGTGGTCCGCCTCGTGCCGCCGGCGGGCTTCTCCGGGACCGCCCGTGCGACCTACACGCTGGGGTCAGGCGCGGCGACCACGTCGGCGGTGCTCGTGGTCCGCGTGCTGCCGGTGGCGGTCGACGACGTGGTCCGCACGACGCTCGGTACCGACGTGCAGCTGCTGCCGGCCGCCGACGACGTGTGCGCGGGCTGCCGCGTCACCGCCGTGGGCCCGCCCGGCTCGGGCTCGGTGAGCCGCAGCGGCGACATCGTCACCTTCTCCCCCGTCGACACCGGCACGACGTCGTTCACGTACGACGTCGCCGACTCCGGCGGCGGCACCGCGGCCGGGACCGTGACGGTCCACGTCAGCGCGCCGCCCGCCGTGGCCGACGACGAGGCCGAGACGACGGCCGGCGCGCCAGTCACCGTCCCCGTCCTCGACAACGACGAGTGCCCCGGCTGCGAGGTCTCGCTCGCGACCGACCCCGCCCGCGGCACGGGGTCCGTCGACGTCGCCGGTCGCGTCGTGTACCTGCCGGGCCCGGGCGTGAGCGGACGGGACGAGCTGCGCTACTCGGTGCTCGACCCCGCGACCGGCGCCACCGTGGAGGCCACGGTGCGGGTGCTCGTCGCGCCGACGACCGCTGACGACGCGGCGGCCACCGGCGTCGGGGTGCCGGTCGACGTCGACGTCCTCGCGAACGACGCCTGCACCGGCTGCGTGCCGGTCGTCGAGTCGGTCGACGGCGCCGCCACCGTCTCCGTGGTCGACGGGCTGGTCCGGGTCGCGCCCGACGCCGGCGTCACCGGCACGGTCACCGTCGGGTACGCCGTGACGGACCCGGCGACGTCGCGGCGCGCGAGCGCCGTGCTGCGGGTGGAGGTGAGCGACGCGAGGCCCGACTCCGCCGCGCTGGACCACGGCGAGTCCCTGTCCGGCCTCGACGTGCTCGCGAACGACACGTGCCCCGGGTGCACGGTGACGACGGTCGGCCCCGCGACGTCGGGCACGGCCGGCACCGACGGCGCCACCGTGTCGTGGACCCCCGCCGCGGGCAGCGCGGGCGTCGTCACCTTCTCCTACACGGCCGGTGACGGCCACGGCGTCGCGGTCACCTCGACGGTGCGGCTGCTCGTCGCCCCGGCCGACCGCACGGTCCCCGTGGCACCCGGCGGCACGGTCGAGACGCGGGTGCTCACCGCCGAGCAGTGCGACCGGTGCGCCGTGCGCCTCGCGGTCCCGCCCGTCGAGGGCGACCTCGACGAGGACGGCCGCGGCTGGTTTCGCTACTCGGCGCCCGACGGCTGGACCGGCCCGGACTCGCTGCGCTACCGGGTGACGGACACCGTCACCGGCCGGGGGGTCGAGGCCGCGGTCTCGTACGTGCCGGGCGAGCCCGAGCCGGAGCCGACCCCCGAGCCGACCCCCGAGCCGACGCCGGAGCCCAGTGTCGAGCCGTCGGTCGAGCCGTCCGTCGAACCGTCCGTCGAACCGTCGGTCGAGCCCTCGGTCGAGCCGTCGGTCGAGCCCTCGGTCGAGCCGAGCGCGGAGCCGAGCACGGAGCCGAGCACGGAGCCCTCGGTCGCGCCGAGCGTCGAACCGTCGGTCGAGCCGTCCGCCGAGCCGTCCGCCGATCCGAGCGATGGACCGACCAGCGAGCCCAGCCCCGAGCCGTCCGTCGCGCCGAGCACCGGGCCCTCGGTCGAGCCGAGCACCGAGCCGACCACCCAGCCGTCCGTCGAGCCCAGCGTCACCCCGACACCCGACCCGACGCCGACCGCCACCACGCCGACCACGCCGACCACGACCCCCAGCCCCACGCCGACCACCACCACCCCGACCACGACCCCGACGACGACCCCGGCCCCGACCCCGAGCCCGACGACCGGCACGGCCGACGTGCACGGCCTCGTGTGGTTCGACCGCGACGAGGACGGCCGCTTCGACACCGGCGAGTGGCCCCTGCCCGGCGTCACCGTCACGCTCGCCCGCGCCGAGCAGCTCGCCGCGGCCGGCCCCGTGCGGCGCGCCGCGACACCCGTGACCACCCGCACCGCCGCCGACGGCTCCTACCGCTTCGCGGGCCTGCCCTCGGGGTCGTGGGTGGTGACGGCGAGCGTCGACCTCGCGGGCTTCGCCTACACCTCCGACAGCGACGGCCGCCTCGACTGGTCCGTCGCCGTCACGACCACGACCGGCCGCTCCGCGGTCGCCGACTTCGCCGGCACCGGCACCGGCGCGGTGCAGGGCACCGTCGTGGTCGACGGCACGACGACCGCGGTGCGCGACGCCCCCGTCACGTGCCGCTGGGCGGGCCTCGACGACCGGCTCGGCACCGACGACGACGTCGTCATGACCACGGTGTCGGACGGGCAGGGCCGTTTCGCTCTCGCCGAGCTGCCGTACGGGTCCTACTCCTGCACGGCCACCGACCCCGCGACCGGTGCGACGTCGGCGCCGGCCACGGCCGACGTCACCTCCGCCGCGCCCGTGACGGCGAGCCTGCCCCTGCCCCCCGCGGTGCCCGGCCCCACGCCCACGACCGCGAGCCCCACGACGGACCCCGCGCCGGCCCCCCACCCCACGCAGACCGCGCACCCCACGCCGACCACGCACCCCACGCCGACCACGCACCCAGCCGGCGGGCAGCACGGCGCGCTCGCCAGGACGGGCGCGTCGGTCACCGTCGGCCTGCTGCTCGCGCTGCTGCTCGTGCTCGGCGGGGCCGGCATGGTGGCGGCGGGCGGCCGGGGCGCGAGGCGCGAGCGGGACGCCTGA
- the pdxY gene encoding pyridoxal kinase PdxY → MNVLSIQSHVAFGHVGNSSATFALQRLGTEVWPVHTVQFSNHTGYGSWRGRVFDGASIDEVVDGIAERGVLGTCDAVLSGYLGSADVGHAVVGAVAQVKRANPDAVYCCDPVIGDVGRGVFVRPGIEELLRDVALPVADLATPNHFELDLLTGRTTGTLEEVEDAVSDLQSRGPRVVLTTSLDVADTPADAVDLLASEGGRHWRVRTPRLGLSVNGAGDATAALFLRHWSVTGSAAEALAATAASVWGLLARTEEAGSREILLVAAQDELVRPSRLFDVAEV, encoded by the coding sequence GTGAACGTCCTCTCGATCCAGTCCCACGTCGCGTTCGGGCACGTCGGGAACTCCTCGGCCACCTTCGCGCTGCAACGCCTCGGCACCGAGGTGTGGCCCGTGCACACCGTGCAGTTCTCCAACCACACCGGCTACGGCAGCTGGCGGGGCCGGGTGTTCGACGGCGCGTCGATCGACGAGGTCGTCGACGGGATCGCGGAGCGCGGCGTGCTCGGCACGTGCGACGCGGTGCTGTCCGGCTACCTCGGCTCCGCAGACGTCGGTCACGCCGTGGTCGGGGCGGTCGCGCAGGTGAAGCGGGCCAACCCCGACGCCGTCTACTGCTGCGACCCGGTCATCGGCGACGTGGGTCGCGGGGTCTTCGTGCGACCGGGCATCGAGGAGCTGCTCCGCGACGTCGCCCTGCCCGTGGCCGACCTCGCGACGCCCAACCACTTCGAGCTCGACCTCCTCACCGGCCGGACGACCGGCACGCTGGAGGAGGTCGAGGACGCCGTCTCGGACCTGCAGTCACGCGGGCCGCGTGTCGTGCTCACCACGTCGCTCGACGTCGCGGACACCCCGGCCGACGCCGTCGACCTGCTCGCCTCCGAGGGAGGGCGGCACTGGCGCGTCCGCACCCCGCGGCTCGGCCTCAGCGTGAACGGCGCCGGCGACGCCACGGCCGCGCTGTTCCTGCGGCACTGGTCGGTGACGGGCTCGGCCGCCGAGGCGCTCGCCGCGACGGCGGCCTCGGTGTGGGGGCTGCTCGCGCGGACCGAGGAGGCGGGCTCGCGGGAGATCCTCCTCGTCGCCGCGCAGGACGAGCTGGTCCGCCCGAGCCGGCTGTTCGACGTCGCGGAGGTCTGA